The following are from one region of the Halobacteriovorax vibrionivorans genome:
- a CDS encoding FKBP-type peptidyl-prolyl cis-trans isomerase: MEKVSYIIGRQIGSDFVAQGIEINSEIFANAVTSAMKGEESQLSAEETQKTMNEFQEHMARQLAEAANKLAEEGRAYLEKNKSEEGVTTTASGLQYKVLESGSGATPSADSTVEVHYEGKLIDGTIFDSSIQRGQTIQFPVGGVIKGWTEALQLMKEGDSWELTIPSELAYGEHGAGAKIPPHSTLVFKVQLIKANV, encoded by the coding sequence ATGGAAAAAGTAAGTTACATTATCGGTCGTCAAATTGGATCTGATTTTGTTGCTCAAGGAATAGAAATCAATTCTGAAATCTTCGCAAATGCTGTTACGTCAGCAATGAAAGGTGAAGAAAGCCAACTTTCAGCAGAAGAAACACAAAAAACAATGAATGAATTTCAAGAGCATATGGCAAGACAACTTGCTGAAGCTGCAAATAAGCTAGCGGAAGAAGGTCGTGCTTACCTTGAAAAGAATAAGAGTGAAGAAGGTGTAACAACAACGGCATCAGGTCTTCAATACAAAGTTCTAGAAAGCGGAAGCGGTGCAACTCCAAGTGCTGACTCAACAGTTGAAGTTCACTATGAAGGTAAGTTAATTGATGGAACGATTTTTGATTCATCAATCCAAAGAGGACAAACAATCCAATTTCCAGTTGGTGGCGTAATCAAAGGTTGGACAGAAGCGCTTCAACTAATGAAAGAAGGTGATTCTTGGGAATTAACAATTCCATCTGAACTTGCTTACGGTGAGCACGGTGCAGGAGCGAAAATTCCTCCACACTCAACTTTAGTCTTTAAAGTTCAACTAATTAAAGCAAACGTATAG
- a CDS encoding lipocalin family protein: MKKLVLLLTVLPFLFNSATAEQVRKSGETKLSSTQTISAMAHSRNFRNFLSAAKLAGLDDLVDADEDLTIFAPNDQAFAKLPPETVEYLLANPLELRKVLLYHVGYGRLEKKDLREDKQVKTFNGRVILVDQDSEEFILNNAAIRLSTIKGHERNIIVHEINEVLVPSEELPLNNFQTVEYVDLKQYLGTWYQQGAYDAFFNLRCKGTKAEYKLKHNRVRVKNSCQLANGEEKVDKAYAKVADKISNAKLKVSFVPLLGYFGVGAGDYQIIHLDEDYTEAIVGDAARNTLFILTREREIDEAKYEELVQIAVDNGFRPEYINRTPVYEMDEPTEPTEPTEPTEPTDPSDSNDNQDQTDQDDDLIMDPNRDQDSNDEDAILIFK; encoded by the coding sequence ATGAAAAAACTCGTACTACTTTTAACGGTACTACCGTTTCTATTTAACTCGGCCACAGCTGAGCAAGTAAGAAAAAGCGGAGAAACAAAATTATCATCAACACAAACAATTAGTGCAATGGCACACTCGAGAAACTTTAGAAACTTCTTAAGTGCAGCAAAGTTAGCTGGACTAGATGATCTCGTTGATGCTGATGAAGATCTAACGATCTTTGCACCAAATGATCAGGCATTTGCAAAGCTACCGCCAGAAACAGTGGAGTATCTACTTGCAAACCCACTTGAGCTTAGAAAAGTACTTCTTTATCATGTTGGTTATGGACGTCTTGAGAAAAAAGATCTTCGTGAAGACAAGCAAGTAAAGACTTTTAATGGAAGGGTTATTCTTGTTGATCAAGATAGTGAAGAGTTCATTTTAAATAATGCAGCTATTCGTCTATCGACTATCAAAGGTCATGAAAGAAATATTATCGTTCATGAAATTAATGAAGTTCTTGTTCCTTCAGAAGAGCTACCACTAAACAACTTTCAAACAGTTGAATATGTTGACCTGAAGCAATACCTTGGTACTTGGTATCAGCAAGGTGCATACGACGCATTTTTTAATCTAAGATGCAAAGGAACGAAAGCAGAGTATAAGCTAAAGCATAACAGAGTACGTGTTAAGAACTCATGTCAACTTGCTAATGGTGAAGAAAAAGTTGATAAGGCATATGCTAAGGTTGCAGATAAAATTTCAAATGCGAAACTTAAGGTAAGCTTTGTTCCACTTCTTGGATACTTTGGAGTAGGTGCTGGTGACTATCAAATTATTCACCTTGATGAAGACTATACAGAAGCAATTGTTGGAGACGCTGCAAGAAATACTCTCTTTATCTTAACTAGAGAGAGAGAAATTGATGAAGCAAAGTATGAAGAATTAGTTCAAATTGCAGTAGATAATGGTTTTAGACCAGAATACATCAACAGAACTCCTGTTTATGAGATGGATGAGCCAACAGAACCTACTGAGCCTACAGAGCCGACAGAACCAACTGATCCATCAGATTCAAATGATAATCAAGATCAAACAGACCAAGATGATGACCTCATCATGGATCCAAATAGAGATCAAGACTCAAATGATGAAGATGCTATTCTAATTTTTAAATAA
- a CDS encoding Hpt domain-containing protein has translation MKFERAKTDYELVGLLPDFVKYTISDFEKLTFAYGVNDYVSMRQICHTILGSARSYGFTQMDQIVHKIKDAVVERDNQGIKVWYIVFSKYVEFLKKEYL, from the coding sequence GTGAAGTTTGAAAGAGCAAAAACAGATTATGAACTTGTTGGATTACTTCCTGATTTCGTAAAGTATACAATTAGTGATTTTGAAAAATTGACCTTTGCTTACGGAGTGAATGACTACGTTAGCATGAGGCAGATATGTCACACGATCCTAGGCTCGGCCAGATCTTATGGTTTTACTCAGATGGATCAAATTGTGCATAAGATTAAGGATGCTGTTGTTGAAAGAGATAATCAGGGGATAAAGGTTTGGTATATTGTTTTTTCTAAGTATGTTGAATTTTTAAAGAAAGAATACTTATAA
- a CDS encoding response regulator has translation MKLDGTFDVRAKKLQDHNKTKIRSYQKRVVIVDDCPKMTNYLKPILESDYQLEVITFNDEYEAVDYITAYDVDLVIIDINLNDTNGMSVKRVIKSLSSADISYIFISQDVNYRSLVENSGDDFPAFIQKPVASAVLKKTVYNLLYRESYQNIV, from the coding sequence ATGAAACTTGATGGAACATTTGATGTAAGGGCAAAGAAGCTGCAGGATCACAATAAGACAAAGATTAGGTCTTATCAAAAACGCGTCGTGATAGTTGATGATTGCCCAAAGATGACAAATTACTTAAAGCCAATTCTTGAGTCAGACTATCAGTTAGAAGTTATCACTTTTAATGATGAATACGAGGCAGTTGACTATATCACTGCCTATGATGTTGATCTGGTCATAATTGATATTAATCTTAATGATACTAATGGAATGAGTGTGAAGAGAGTCATTAAGTCATTAAGTAGTGCGGATATTTCATATATCTTTATATCTCAAGATGTGAATTACCGCTCGCTTGTTGAAAATAGTGGTGATGACTTTCCGGCATTTATTCAAAAACCTGTGGCCAGTGCAGTCTTAAAGAAGACGGTTTATAACCTTCTATATAGAGAATCTTATCAAAATATTGTTTAA
- a CDS encoding response regulator transcription factor, with protein MKNYLLIEDDIRIHNLIKVYLNSDEKLHCYQGTKDIHKVLEQVKVDIALIDIQLEDEDGLAFFMEKREIFDKNNIPVFILSQNKDLVTKLKAFQFGVDDYIEKPFEPLELFARIRRKVSKNQNNSQDLSIGDLTFNVLNRTLFLDGHDGIEEIKLSTIEYSLILYFAMSPNIVLSRETLLNEVWADKENVTDRTIDHHISNLRKKVKSNKYHIKTHFGLGYSFAQY; from the coding sequence ATGAAGAACTACTTACTGATTGAAGACGATATTAGAATCCATAATCTCATTAAGGTTTATTTAAATAGTGATGAAAAGCTTCACTGTTATCAGGGCACCAAAGATATTCACAAGGTCCTAGAGCAAGTTAAAGTTGATATTGCTCTAATTGATATCCAGCTGGAAGATGAAGATGGACTTGCATTCTTTATGGAGAAGCGTGAGATCTTTGATAAGAATAATATCCCTGTCTTTATCCTTAGCCAAAATAAGGATCTTGTCACAAAGCTTAAGGCCTTTCAATTTGGAGTTGATGATTATATTGAAAAACCATTTGAGCCACTTGAACTATTTGCAAGAATTCGAAGAAAGGTTTCAAAGAATCAAAATAACTCACAAGACTTATCAATTGGAGACCTAACATTTAATGTTCTTAATCGAACGCTCTTTCTTGATGGACACGACGGTATTGAAGAAATTAAATTATCAACAATTGAATATAGTTTAATTCTCTATTTTGCCATGTCACCAAATATCGTTCTATCGAGGGAAACTCTCTTAAATGAAGTATGGGCAGATAAAGAAAATGTTACTGACCGTACCATCGATCATCATATTAGTAATTTACGAAAGAAGGTAAAGTCTAATAAGTATCATATTAAGACTCACTTTGGCCTTGGGTACTCATTCGCCCAATACTAG
- a CDS encoding Hpt domain-containing protein, whose protein sequence is MEFKQPNIDEDLKEIIPAFIDNTQVDFEKFQLAYGDKDVEAMKHVCHTILGTAISYGFEELDEIVRNIKNLVDEGELDKIQEQNEVFKKYIEFISTKLKY, encoded by the coding sequence ATGGAATTTAAGCAACCAAATATTGATGAAGATTTAAAAGAGATTATTCCGGCATTTATAGACAATACTCAAGTAGACTTTGAAAAATTTCAATTGGCCTATGGTGATAAGGATGTGGAGGCCATGAAGCATGTTTGTCATACTATTCTTGGAACAGCTATTTCTTATGGCTTTGAAGAACTTGATGAGATAGTTAGAAATATCAAGAATCTAGTTGATGAAGGTGAGCTTGATAAAATTCAAGAACAGAATGAAGTATTTAAAAAATACATTGAGTTCATCTCTACTAAATTAAAGTACTAA
- a CDS encoding response regulator, with the protein MKFSGKMVLVVDDDERFIRLMKLYLEELDLIVESCESLKETYEVLDTYSPDLVLLDLNMTNEFGGEFLVLRNENKKLKKIPVCICSANQDYMIAKTVIDLGVNDYIVKPVEKDLLLKKVSKILKRSEV; encoded by the coding sequence ATGAAATTTAGTGGCAAAATGGTGCTTGTTGTTGATGATGATGAACGTTTTATTCGTTTAATGAAGCTATACCTTGAAGAGCTTGATTTAATTGTTGAGTCATGTGAAAGCTTAAAAGAGACTTATGAAGTTCTTGATACCTATTCTCCTGACTTAGTTCTTCTGGATTTAAATATGACGAATGAGTTCGGTGGAGAATTCTTAGTTTTAAGAAATGAAAATAAAAAACTGAAAAAGATCCCTGTTTGTATATGTTCGGCCAACCAAGACTATATGATTGCAAAAACTGTTATTGACCTAGGTGTTAACGATTATATTGTAAAACCAGTTGAAAAAGATTTATTATTAAAGAAAGTATCTAAAATTTTAAAGAGAAGCGAAGTGTAG
- a CDS encoding GAF domain-containing hybrid sensor histidine kinase/response regulator, whose product MSKTNLTEFKEKRVDLFNSLKIFNEPIIETFDSILETVAILVKCPIGFISIDNTRDQIITSSFGVNSKKLKVSDSLFLNTAKGFDPLIIEDIENDERFSMKAQRIDNENYRFYAGFPLIVKGKYVLGALSLYDKEPRKLTENEVRLASNLVKGISQYIEMSSELTISNKFSIMMEEIQSLNVGVRGNPFDHFQKFLEKGTAVLDLEYGIISHIQDGIYKVIEVTGPDEQITVGFEAEVENTYCAEVLSRKETVVFSNVDMHPKMCSHPVYVNMKLESYIGAPIIVKGKVFGTLNYSSRIIRKSGFSKEEVKFVEILSQLIAKKIETWQAVEEKQEAFEELQNSFNRFQTLAELLPVGVFLTSADGLAKYQNKRWLDYAGMNKEEALGEGWVQAIDSNQREEVAKKWAEAALNEEEFYLNIDFCNVETGEVTRTKTIATPLRNRGGSTAGHIGVNLDMTKQVEYERSLREATKDAQEASKAKSLFLANMSHEIRTPLNSIVGYADLLANSPLPAEYIQYASTLRSSSEVLLNLVNDILDISKIEASAISIDDRNFSLVELLEGVMDIFAWPAKEKGLELSYNIEDGVEEYFIGDSTRITQVLINLIGNAIKFTQEGSVRVVIKENSSDLPGNIHFSVTDSGIGIPDEVSESIFNAFDQGEKSTTHQHGGTGLGLAITKELVELMGGAIHVSSKVGIGSQFQITLNLKKGSIGPQQSSKHKKEDELPTKLEKTKKLKILLVDDAINNRNLINVYLKNENFDIVEAENGQEAFYLFKYEADFDLIFMDLQMPVLDGFEAIKKIRQLEEDKKRVRTPIIALTAFALKEDMDRCFEIGCDEYLTKPVKKNSVLEAIDKILNKNGKL is encoded by the coding sequence ATGAGTAAGACCAATTTAACTGAATTTAAAGAAAAGAGGGTTGACCTTTTTAACTCTCTAAAAATATTTAATGAGCCTATTATTGAGACATTTGACAGTATCCTGGAAACAGTAGCGATACTTGTCAAATGTCCAATTGGCTTTATCTCTATTGATAATACACGTGATCAAATTATCACGTCTTCGTTTGGCGTCAATTCAAAAAAACTAAAGGTTTCCGACTCTCTTTTTCTAAATACAGCAAAGGGATTTGATCCCCTTATTATTGAAGATATAGAAAACGATGAAAGGTTTTCAATGAAGGCACAAAGAATAGATAATGAAAATTATCGTTTTTATGCTGGCTTTCCCTTGATCGTTAAAGGTAAGTATGTCCTTGGAGCGTTATCTCTCTATGACAAAGAACCAAGAAAGCTTACTGAGAATGAAGTACGACTGGCTTCTAATTTAGTAAAAGGTATTTCTCAATATATTGAAATGAGTAGCGAATTAACTATCAGTAATAAGTTTTCAATTATGATGGAGGAAATCCAGAGTCTTAATGTTGGAGTTCGTGGAAATCCTTTTGATCATTTTCAAAAATTTTTAGAAAAAGGTACAGCTGTTCTTGATCTCGAATATGGAATTATTAGCCATATTCAAGATGGAATATATAAAGTTATTGAAGTAACCGGACCTGACGAGCAAATTACCGTTGGATTTGAAGCTGAAGTTGAAAACACATACTGTGCTGAGGTTCTATCTCGAAAAGAGACAGTTGTTTTCTCAAACGTTGATATGCATCCTAAGATGTGTTCTCATCCTGTTTATGTAAACATGAAGCTTGAATCCTATATCGGTGCACCAATTATCGTTAAGGGTAAAGTCTTTGGAACTTTAAACTATTCTTCAAGAATCATTAGAAAAAGTGGCTTTTCAAAAGAAGAGGTTAAGTTTGTCGAAATTCTTTCTCAGCTTATTGCTAAGAAAATAGAGACTTGGCAAGCTGTTGAAGAAAAACAGGAAGCTTTCGAAGAATTACAAAATAGTTTTAATAGGTTTCAAACACTCGCGGAACTTTTACCGGTAGGTGTATTTCTAACAAGTGCAGATGGTCTCGCCAAGTATCAAAATAAACGTTGGCTCGATTATGCAGGTATGAATAAAGAAGAAGCTCTCGGAGAAGGTTGGGTTCAGGCCATTGACTCTAACCAAAGAGAGGAGGTCGCTAAGAAATGGGCAGAAGCTGCTCTAAATGAAGAGGAATTTTACCTCAATATTGATTTTTGCAATGTGGAAACTGGCGAGGTGACTCGCACAAAAACTATTGCAACACCTCTTCGAAATCGCGGTGGAAGTACGGCCGGTCATATTGGCGTAAACTTGGATATGACTAAGCAGGTTGAATATGAAAGAAGCCTAAGAGAGGCAACTAAGGATGCTCAAGAGGCCTCAAAGGCAAAGTCCTTATTCCTTGCAAATATGAGTCATGAAATTCGAACTCCACTCAATTCCATCGTTGGTTATGCTGATCTTCTTGCTAATTCACCTCTTCCTGCTGAGTATATTCAATATGCAAGTACTCTTAGAAGCTCAAGTGAAGTCTTATTGAATCTTGTAAATGATATTTTAGATATTTCTAAAATTGAAGCTTCTGCTATTTCCATCGACGATAGAAATTTCAGTCTAGTGGAACTCTTAGAAGGAGTTATGGATATCTTTGCTTGGCCAGCTAAGGAGAAGGGGTTAGAGCTTTCCTATAATATTGAAGATGGAGTTGAAGAATATTTTATTGGAGACTCGACTCGTATTACTCAGGTGCTAATTAATTTAATAGGAAATGCTATTAAGTTCACACAAGAAGGAAGTGTACGAGTTGTAATTAAAGAAAACTCATCTGATCTTCCTGGTAATATTCATTTTTCAGTTACTGATAGTGGTATTGGAATACCAGATGAAGTTAGTGAGAGTATCTTTAATGCCTTTGATCAAGGTGAAAAGTCAACGACTCACCAACATGGTGGAACTGGGTTAGGACTTGCTATTACAAAAGAGTTAGTTGAACTGATGGGGGGAGCTATCCATGTTTCAAGTAAGGTTGGAATTGGAAGTCAATTTCAAATTACATTGAATTTGAAAAAGGGGAGCATAGGCCCGCAGCAGTCTAGTAAGCATAAAAAAGAAGATGAATTACCAACGAAGTTAGAGAAGACTAAGAAGCTTAAGATTCTTCTTGTTGATGATGCTATTAATAATCGAAATTTAATTAACGTCTACTTGAAAAATGAAAACTTTGACATTGTTGAAGCAGAAAATGGTCAGGAAGCCTTTTACTTATTTAAGTATGAAGCTGATTTTGATCTTATTTTTATGGACCTTCAAATGCCTGTTCTAGATGGATTTGAGGCGATTAAGAAGATAAGGCAACTAGAAGAAGATAAGAAAAGAGTAAGAACTCCAATTATTGCTCTCACTGCTTTTGCTCTTAAAGAGGATATGGATCGTTGCTTTGAAATTGGTTGTGATGAATATCTAACAAAGCCAGTGAAAAAGAACAGTGTTCTAGAAGCAATAGATAAAATATTAAATAAAAATGGAAAATTATAA
- the acs gene encoding acetate--CoA ligase produces the protein MDIRLKTFEEYEAAYEQAKNNPSEYWGKIAENFQFSKKWQDVTLGDFTDGEIRWFNGAKLNITENCLDRHLETRGDKKALVYVANDPSEKNQEFTYKELHAQVCKTANMLEELGVKKGDRVCIYMSMVPELMFTVLACARIGAIHSVVFGGFSAQALAGRIVDAECSVLVTNDGGLRGTKVTELKSIVDEALKEKDCSCVKNVIVHKRANNKVTMQDGRDLWWHELFDKASDKHTAPQLDAEDPLFILYTSGSTGTPKGVVHTQAGYMVWAAYTFANVFQVDPGESSKDMYWCTADIGWITGHTYITYGPLLNGATTMMFEGVPTYPDAGRFWDIVEKNKVTHFYTAPTAVRALMACGDDVPAKYDLSTLKVLGSVGEPINAEAWHWYNEHIGKKKCPIVDTWWQTETGGILISPLAGLTKTKPCKATLPLPGIIPVLVDDDGREIGETMAEGKLCIKHPWPGMLRTVYKNHERFMNAYLRTYKGYYFSGDGAKRDIEGYMRITGRVDDVINVSGHRFGTAEIENAIGKNTAIAESAVVGYPHDVKGEGIYAYVVTDLKDEAEVTKHINDTIIKEIGAVARPDKIQIVSGLPKTRSGKIMRRILRKIAAHDFNNFGDTSTLLDPSVVEEIKEGVK, from the coding sequence ATGGATATTCGTCTTAAAACTTTCGAAGAATATGAAGCCGCTTATGAGCAGGCAAAGAATAACCCGAGTGAATACTGGGGAAAGATCGCAGAGAATTTTCAATTTTCTAAAAAGTGGCAAGATGTTACGTTAGGTGATTTTACTGATGGGGAAATTCGTTGGTTTAATGGTGCCAAATTAAATATCACTGAAAATTGTCTCGATCGTCATCTTGAAACAAGAGGTGATAAGAAAGCACTGGTCTATGTTGCTAATGATCCTAGTGAGAAAAATCAAGAATTCACTTATAAAGAACTTCACGCTCAAGTTTGTAAAACGGCAAATATGTTAGAAGAGCTTGGTGTTAAAAAAGGTGACCGTGTTTGTATCTATATGTCTATGGTCCCAGAGCTGATGTTTACAGTTCTTGCTTGTGCCAGAATTGGTGCGATTCACTCTGTTGTTTTTGGTGGCTTCTCAGCTCAGGCCCTGGCCGGAAGAATTGTAGATGCAGAGTGTAGTGTGCTTGTCACAAATGATGGAGGACTTCGCGGAACTAAAGTCACTGAACTTAAGTCTATTGTCGATGAGGCCCTAAAAGAAAAAGACTGCTCTTGTGTTAAGAATGTAATTGTACATAAGCGTGCAAATAATAAAGTAACTATGCAAGATGGGCGTGATCTTTGGTGGCACGAACTCTTTGATAAAGCTTCCGATAAGCACACAGCTCCTCAACTAGATGCAGAAGATCCATTATTTATTCTCTATACTTCTGGTTCAACTGGAACGCCTAAGGGTGTTGTTCATACGCAAGCTGGTTATATGGTTTGGGCCGCTTATACTTTTGCCAATGTCTTTCAAGTAGACCCAGGAGAATCGAGTAAAGATATGTACTGGTGTACAGCAGATATTGGTTGGATCACTGGCCACACTTACATCACTTATGGGCCACTTTTAAATGGCGCCACAACAATGATGTTTGAAGGTGTACCAACTTATCCAGATGCGGGACGCTTTTGGGATATCGTTGAAAAGAATAAGGTAACACATTTTTATACTGCGCCAACTGCGGTTCGTGCTTTAATGGCGTGTGGAGACGATGTTCCTGCTAAATACGACCTTTCAACTTTAAAGGTTCTAGGCTCTGTTGGTGAACCTATTAATGCTGAAGCTTGGCATTGGTATAATGAGCATATTGGAAAGAAGAAATGTCCAATTGTAGATACTTGGTGGCAAACTGAAACAGGTGGGATTCTTATTTCTCCACTGGCAGGGCTGACAAAGACAAAGCCTTGTAAAGCAACACTTCCTCTTCCTGGAATTATTCCTGTTCTAGTTGATGATGATGGCCGTGAGATTGGTGAAACAATGGCCGAAGGAAAGCTATGTATTAAGCACCCATGGCCAGGAATGCTTAGAACTGTTTATAAGAATCATGAGCGTTTCATGAATGCCTATCTTAGAACTTATAAGGGTTATTATTTCTCTGGTGATGGTGCCAAACGCGATATCGAAGGTTATATGCGAATCACAGGACGCGTGGATGATGTTATCAATGTGTCTGGTCACCGTTTTGGAACGGCCGAGATTGAAAATGCTATCGGTAAGAATACGGCCATCGCTGAAAGTGCCGTTGTTGGTTACCCGCACGATGTAAAAGGTGAGGGGATCTATGCTTATGTTGTGACTGATTTAAAAGATGAGGCAGAAGTTACAAAGCATATCAACGACACAATTATAAAAGAAATTGGTGCCGTTGCTCGTCCTGATAAGATTCAAATCGTTTCAGGTCTTCCAAAAACTCGAAGTGGAAAGATTATGAGAAGAATTCTTAGAAAGATTGCTGCCCATGACTTTAATAATTTTGGTGATACGTCAACTCTTCTTGATCCATCAGTTGTGGAAGAAATAAAAGAAGGCGTAAAATAA
- a CDS encoding serine/threonine protein kinase, which translates to MSKYVWGSEETQYFFKLNPEAILDAIDAVGFKTTGRCLPLNSIENRVYEIEVDRPESEINSPSDNFIVAKFYRPGRWTKEQIRDEHDFLNDLVEAEVPVIPPLNIDGETLFEMPDHKILYCLYEKRGGRNPEEMNEEQLEIMGRSLARIHSVGALKAAEHRIKLTPESYGEANLNYLKSTDYIPADIRESFITICDQIIRESKPLFENMNFQRVHGDFHKGNIILRGDDSYFVDFDDMVMGPVVQDVWPICPGDDQQSIIDRNIFLDAYDSIRSFPYEQLKLIPSLRALRLIHFSAWIAKRWDDPSFKYTFGYFESPNYWYGQMNDLRALLSKIIEVKNPYVY; encoded by the coding sequence ATGTCTAAATATGTTTGGGGTAGTGAAGAGACCCAATACTTCTTCAAATTAAATCCAGAGGCCATCTTGGATGCTATTGACGCTGTGGGCTTTAAAACCACTGGCCGTTGTTTACCTTTAAATAGTATCGAAAATCGTGTTTATGAAATTGAAGTTGATCGACCTGAAAGTGAGATCAACTCACCAAGTGATAATTTTATCGTGGCCAAATTCTATCGTCCTGGGCGTTGGACAAAGGAACAAATACGAGATGAACACGACTTTTTAAATGACCTTGTGGAAGCAGAAGTTCCTGTGATTCCACCATTAAATATCGATGGTGAAACTCTATTTGAAATGCCTGATCATAAGATTTTGTATTGCCTTTATGAAAAGAGAGGGGGAAGAAACCCTGAAGAAATGAATGAAGAGCAACTTGAAATAATGGGGCGCTCACTTGCTCGTATCCATAGTGTTGGTGCTCTTAAGGCGGCCGAACATCGAATAAAACTCACTCCTGAATCTTACGGAGAAGCTAATCTTAACTACTTAAAGTCTACGGACTATATTCCTGCAGATATCAGAGAAAGCTTCATTACAATTTGTGATCAGATCATTCGTGAATCAAAGCCTCTCTTTGAGAATATGAACTTTCAAAGAGTTCATGGTGACTTTCACAAAGGAAATATCATTTTAAGAGGTGATGATTCTTACTTTGTTGACTTTGATGATATGGTAATGGGCCCAGTCGTTCAGGATGTATGGCCGATTTGTCCAGGGGATGATCAACAATCCATTATCGATCGAAATATATTTTTAGATGCATATGATAGTATTCGCTCATTTCCTTATGAGCAGCTAAAATTAATTCCTTCTCTTCGTGCACTACGCCTCATTCACTTTAGTGCATGGATTGCGAAGCGATGGGACGATCCGTCATTTAAATATACTTTTGGCTACTTTGAGTCGCCTAATTATTGGTACGGCCAAATGAATGATTTAAGGGCCTTACTAAGTAAGATTATAGAAGTTAAGAATCCATACGTTTACTAG
- a CDS encoding DUF4430 domain-containing protein gives MYKFALLALISTFNLAATFEFVGPCERAALFETQMQLDNGATVGSATIKLLNTYQIPHKGTQRGMNSIFDTPTGIDAMEVLSDTQMNAHGWCYSVNGLSPEVYPNEVELKDNDHVMWWFGYAHYDSGKWITQCEPTWKRAPAQFCN, from the coding sequence ATGTATAAATTTGCACTTTTAGCACTTATTTCAACTTTTAACCTTGCTGCAACTTTTGAATTTGTTGGCCCATGTGAAAGAGCCGCTCTATTTGAAACCCAAATGCAACTAGATAATGGTGCAACAGTTGGAAGTGCAACAATTAAGCTTCTAAATACTTATCAAATCCCTCATAAGGGTACACAACGAGGAATGAATTCCATCTTTGATACTCCAACAGGAATTGATGCCATGGAGGTCTTAAGTGATACTCAAATGAATGCTCATGGATGGTGTTACTCAGTAAATGGCCTAAGTCCAGAGGTTTATCCAAACGAAGTTGAGCTTAAAGACAACGATCACGTTATGTGGTGGTTTGGATACGCTCACTATGATAGCGGAAAATGGATCACACAATGTGAGCCGACTTGGAAGCGAGCTCCTGCACAATTTTGCAACTAG